A single Xylanimonas cellulosilytica DSM 15894 DNA region contains:
- a CDS encoding acyltransferase family protein, protein MSTITELATRTPTTRLRHVDLLRAVAIIAVVLGHWLLMTVERTADGRLIGYTALPQLADVHHLTWVFQVMPLFFLVGGFANAISWNRHQGRGRDAGSWLLDRSRRVFPPMTVLLLTVAVGALVAGQAGVYARLLTDVVAVVVLPLWFLVVYLAVILLTPVMLRLHRRFGLRVVAVMLAVVVVGDVLRLTTGLEGLASASSVFGWLAMHQTGFAWQDGSLRLTARRAALLFAGAVAALLLLTGVGPYPVSMVSVPGAAMQNPSPPSVALMVLATAQLALAVLVSGPAERWMARRRPWAFVVGLNGVALTLFLWHMVAAFVGALLLDVAGWLPSADVGSSAWWLGRVPWLLTLTVVMGLLVVTVGRMETRILLRKAAAPAGASRPAVSLPLVAGCYLAAVGGMLWLAASGPGPHGIFKVPTGALALVLAASAVLAVARARASSGRATASAAPAVER, encoded by the coding sequence ATGTCGACCATCACCGAGCTGGCCACGCGCACGCCCACCACCCGCCTGCGGCACGTCGACCTGCTGCGCGCCGTCGCGATCATCGCCGTCGTGCTCGGGCACTGGCTGCTCATGACCGTCGAGCGCACCGCCGACGGGCGCCTGATCGGGTACACGGCCCTCCCCCAGCTCGCCGACGTCCACCACCTCACCTGGGTGTTCCAGGTGATGCCGCTGTTCTTCCTGGTGGGCGGGTTCGCCAACGCGATCTCCTGGAACCGGCACCAGGGCCGCGGTCGCGACGCCGGCTCGTGGCTGCTCGACCGCAGCCGCCGCGTCTTCCCGCCCATGACGGTGCTGCTGCTGACGGTCGCCGTGGGTGCGCTGGTGGCCGGCCAGGCGGGTGTGTACGCGAGGCTGCTCACCGACGTCGTCGCCGTCGTCGTGCTCCCCCTGTGGTTCCTGGTGGTCTACCTCGCGGTGATCCTCCTGACGCCCGTGATGCTGCGCCTGCACCGGCGGTTCGGGCTGCGGGTCGTGGCGGTGATGCTCGCCGTCGTCGTCGTCGGTGACGTGCTGCGCCTGACCACGGGCCTGGAGGGCCTGGCGAGCGCCAGCTCGGTGTTCGGGTGGCTGGCCATGCACCAGACCGGCTTCGCCTGGCAGGACGGCTCGCTGCGGCTGACCGCCCGCCGCGCCGCGCTGCTGTTCGCCGGCGCCGTGGCGGCGCTGCTGCTGCTCACCGGCGTCGGGCCCTACCCCGTGTCGATGGTGTCGGTGCCGGGCGCGGCGATGCAGAACCCGTCGCCGCCGTCGGTCGCGCTCATGGTGCTGGCGACCGCCCAGCTCGCGCTCGCGGTGCTGGTCTCCGGCCCGGCCGAGCGGTGGATGGCGAGGCGCCGCCCGTGGGCGTTCGTGGTCGGGCTCAACGGCGTGGCCCTCACGCTCTTCCTGTGGCACATGGTCGCCGCGTTCGTCGGCGCGCTCCTGCTCGACGTCGCGGGGTGGCTGCCGTCCGCCGACGTCGGGAGCAGCGCCTGGTGGCTCGGCCGGGTGCCGTGGCTGCTGACGCTCACCGTGGTGATGGGCCTGCTGGTGGTGACCGTCGGGCGGATGGAGACGCGGATCCTGCTGCGCAAGGCCGCCGCACCCGCGGGCGCCTCACGGCCTGCGGTGTCCCTGCCGCTCGTCGCCGGCTGCTACCTCGCGGCCGTCGGCGGGATGCTGTGGCTCGCCGCCTCCGGGCCCGGGCCGCACGGCATCTTCAAGGTGCCGACGGGTGCGCTCGCGCTCGTGCTGGCGGCGTCGGCGGTGCTGGCGGTGGCCCGGGCGCGAGCGTCGTCGGGCCGGGCGACGGCGAGCGCCGCTCCAGCGGTCGAACGGTAG
- a CDS encoding Lrp/AsnC family transcriptional regulator, producing the protein MRSYDAVDLAILAALADDPRATVAALAQALRMSRNTIHARLVQLEKAGAFLDFDRCVDPHYLGHSLTAFLEVEVRQKELARIVAELRQIPEVVQAFGRSGTADLRVQLVCRDTDHLFRIDAAILAIDGVERTETSLAMGELIPYRLRPLMEKARREL; encoded by the coding sequence GTGCGCAGCTACGACGCTGTCGACCTCGCCATCCTGGCGGCGCTCGCGGACGACCCGCGAGCGACCGTCGCTGCCCTGGCCCAGGCGCTGCGAATGTCCCGGAACACGATCCACGCGCGCCTGGTCCAGCTCGAGAAGGCGGGGGCCTTCCTGGACTTCGACCGTTGCGTCGACCCGCACTACCTCGGACACTCGCTCACGGCGTTCCTCGAGGTCGAGGTGCGGCAGAAGGAGCTCGCGCGGATCGTCGCCGAGCTGCGGCAGATCCCCGAGGTGGTGCAGGCCTTCGGCCGCAGCGGCACCGCAGACCTCCGGGTGCAGCTGGTGTGCCGGGACACCGACCACCTGTTCCGCATCGACGCCGCGATCCTGGCGATCGACGGCGTGGAGCGCACCGAGACGTCGCTCGCGATGGGCGAGCTGATCCCGTACCGGCTGCGGCCCCTCATGGAGAAGGCCCGCCGGGAGCTGTGA
- a CDS encoding thiamine pyrophosphate-dependent enzyme produces MPGITDSPTRDGLPPAGIAGDDLTREPDRRPGGVDDVGTVRLLDPDGGRHPWPEHDRWLTDVDGEAGGTTLLRLYEDMVVVRRIDAEATALQRQGELALWPPLLGQEAAQVGSAHALRRDDFVFSSYREHAVAYVRGVTPVDLVREWRGVTGSGWDPYAVNMATPQVIVGGHPLHGVGYAMGVLADAERARAGDDTAAAETAAVVTYFGDGAMSQGAVSEAFVFAATWSAPVVFFCQNNQWAISEPVALQSRVPLVNRAAGFGLAGVRVDGNDVLAVLAVTRAALHRARTGGGATLVEAVTYRRGPHTTADDPTRYRDTAEVEAWVRRDPVDRFAAHLRGLGVLTDDAEARVRAAADEVAADLRARIATVTDPPPMSIFEHVYAEPHEALAAERDAYARYLAGFADDAGPTDAGPIDARDER; encoded by the coding sequence ATGCCAGGCATCACGGACTCGCCGACGCGCGACGGCCTGCCACCCGCGGGCATCGCAGGCGATGACCTCACACGCGAGCCGGACCGCCGCCCCGGCGGGGTGGACGACGTCGGCACCGTCCGGCTGCTCGACCCCGACGGCGGTCGGCACCCGTGGCCGGAGCACGACCGGTGGCTCACCGACGTCGACGGCGAGGCCGGCGGTACGACGCTGCTGCGGCTGTACGAGGACATGGTGGTGGTGCGGCGCATCGACGCCGAGGCCACCGCCCTGCAGCGGCAGGGCGAGCTCGCGCTGTGGCCGCCGCTGCTGGGGCAGGAGGCGGCCCAGGTCGGATCCGCGCACGCGCTGCGCCGCGACGACTTCGTGTTCAGCAGCTACCGGGAGCACGCCGTCGCGTACGTGCGGGGTGTGACGCCGGTGGACCTGGTGCGCGAGTGGCGGGGCGTGACCGGCTCCGGGTGGGACCCGTACGCGGTGAACATGGCGACGCCGCAGGTCATCGTGGGCGGGCACCCGCTGCACGGGGTGGGGTACGCGATGGGCGTCCTCGCGGACGCGGAGCGCGCGCGGGCCGGTGATGACACCGCGGCGGCCGAGACTGCCGCCGTCGTCACGTACTTCGGGGACGGCGCCATGAGCCAGGGGGCCGTCAGCGAGGCGTTCGTGTTCGCCGCGACGTGGTCGGCGCCCGTGGTCTTCTTCTGCCAGAACAACCAGTGGGCGATCTCGGAACCGGTGGCGCTGCAGTCGCGGGTGCCGCTGGTGAATCGCGCCGCGGGCTTCGGCCTGGCCGGGGTCCGGGTGGACGGCAACGACGTCCTGGCCGTGCTGGCGGTGACGCGCGCGGCCCTGCACCGCGCCCGCACGGGCGGTGGGGCGACGCTGGTCGAGGCCGTGACGTACCGCCGCGGCCCGCACACCACGGCCGACGACCCGACCCGGTACCGCGACACCGCCGAGGTCGAGGCGTGGGTGCGGCGCGACCCGGTCGACCGGTTCGCCGCCCACCTGCGGGGCCTTGGCGTCCTGACCGACGACGCCGAGGCGCGGGTCCGGGCCGCCGCCGACGAGGTGGCGGCGGACCTGCGGGCTCGCATCGCGACGGTCACCGACCCGCCGCCGATGTCGATCTTCGAGCACGTGTACGCCGAGCCGCACGAGGCGCTGGCCGCGGAGCGAGACGCGTACGCGCGGTACCTCGCCGGGTTCGCCGACGACGCGGGGCCAACCGACGCGGGGCCCATCGACGCGAGGGACGAGCGATGA
- a CDS encoding alpha-ketoacid dehydrogenase subunit beta: MTILTMAKALNAALRRSLADDPSVVLMGEDIGRLGGVFRVTDGLQAEFGARRVLDTPLAEAGIVGTAVGLAYRGYRPVVEIQFDGFVYVAFDQIVSQVARMYARTAGAVRLPITIRIPVGGGTGAAEHHSESPEAYFVHTAGLRVVEVATPQDAYTVLQQSIACDDPVIFFEPKRRYYTKGEVDTDAPLADALPMAAARVVLPGQDVTLVTYGGLVATAVDAAVAAADDGVSVEVIDLRSLSPVDHDAVAASVRRTGRLVVAHEGPHEAGVGAEVAATATERCFEYLEAPPVRVTGHDIPYPPPKVEMHHVPDLDRILDGVDRVLGRVSVPASEAVAR, from the coding sequence ATGACGATCCTCACGATGGCGAAGGCGCTGAACGCGGCCCTGCGGCGGTCCCTGGCCGACGACCCGTCGGTGGTGCTGATGGGCGAGGACATCGGCCGGCTCGGCGGCGTCTTCCGTGTGACCGACGGGCTGCAGGCGGAGTTCGGCGCGCGCCGCGTCCTGGACACCCCGCTGGCGGAGGCCGGGATCGTCGGCACGGCGGTGGGGCTGGCCTACCGCGGCTACCGGCCCGTGGTGGAGATCCAGTTCGACGGGTTCGTGTACGTCGCGTTCGACCAGATCGTCAGCCAGGTCGCGCGGATGTACGCCCGCACCGCGGGTGCGGTGCGGCTGCCGATCACGATCCGGATCCCGGTGGGCGGCGGGACGGGTGCGGCGGAGCACCACTCGGAGTCGCCCGAGGCGTACTTCGTGCACACGGCGGGCCTGCGGGTCGTCGAGGTGGCGACGCCGCAGGACGCGTACACCGTGCTCCAGCAGTCGATCGCGTGCGACGACCCGGTGATCTTCTTCGAACCCAAGCGGCGCTACTACACCAAGGGCGAGGTGGACACGGACGCCCCGCTCGCCGACGCACTGCCGATGGCGGCGGCCCGCGTCGTGCTGCCCGGCCAGGACGTCACGCTCGTGACCTACGGCGGTCTGGTCGCCACGGCCGTCGACGCGGCGGTCGCCGCCGCCGACGACGGCGTCTCGGTCGAGGTGATCGACCTGCGCTCCCTGTCCCCCGTCGATCACGACGCCGTCGCCGCGTCGGTGCGGCGCACGGGTCGGCTCGTCGTCGCGCACGAGGGTCCGCACGAGGCGGGGGTCGGGGCGGAGGTCGCGGCAACCGCGACCGAGCGCTGCTTCGAGTACCTGGAGGCGCCGCCGGTGCGGGTGACCGGCCACGACATCCCCTATCCGCCGCCCAAGGTCGAGATGCACCACGTCCCCGACCTGGACCGGATCCTCGACGGCGTCGACCGGGTGCTGGGCCGCGTGTCCGTTCCCGCGTCCGAGGCGGTGGCCCGATGA
- a CDS encoding dihydrolipoamide acetyltransferase family protein, whose protein sequence is MTAREFLLPDLGEGLTESDLVTWHVAVGDTVTLNQVIAEVETAKALVDLPSPVAGVVTALHAQEGQTVGVGAPLVTFEVSDDGDAGGSAFSGGFPAPATVSAPSSSAQQGEPAGPTLVGYGAAPERGGHPTRRPRRYAVPATMQGAAAASSLLPAEVTPLSAVSPADRARSTPGVRAFARRLGVDLAGVPGTGPDGRVTRQDVEAASAAGSAGSAGSAGAAPGASAASAGETRTPVRGVRKHTAAAMVASAFTAPQASVLLTVDATASMELLDRLRGHRLARGERVTVLALVARAVCALLGAHPTLNSRWVDLPDGSAEIAQPAHVNLGIAVATERGLVVPNLPAAETLGLAELAAALTALTRTAREGRTAPERLAGGTFTITNVGVFGVDAGTPILNPGESGILGLGQVRRLPWEHDGQVALRDVVTLSLTFDHRVVDGEQAARFLADLGAVLSDPALTLLVRSQDPAPSVVEPVETTQPDTPVVEPVETTPQRNVASTGSTTGATRQRNVVSTGSTTETGSTTGATATAKGRGAS, encoded by the coding sequence ATGACCGCGCGCGAGTTCCTGCTGCCGGACCTGGGCGAGGGCCTCACCGAGTCCGACCTCGTCACCTGGCACGTCGCCGTCGGCGACACCGTCACGCTCAACCAGGTGATCGCAGAGGTCGAGACGGCGAAGGCGTTGGTCGACCTGCCCTCGCCGGTCGCGGGCGTCGTCACGGCCCTGCACGCGCAGGAGGGGCAGACGGTCGGCGTCGGCGCACCGCTGGTCACGTTCGAGGTGTCCGACGACGGCGACGCGGGTGGGTCGGCGTTCTCCGGGGGGTTCCCGGCACCTGCGACCGTCTCCGCGCCATCGTCGTCGGCACAGCAGGGCGAACCGGCAGGCCCGACCCTCGTCGGGTACGGCGCGGCGCCCGAGCGCGGCGGGCACCCGACGCGTCGGCCGCGGCGGTACGCCGTGCCCGCCACCATGCAGGGTGCCGCTGCGGCGTCGTCGCTGCTGCCCGCCGAGGTGACGCCGCTGTCCGCGGTCTCCCCGGCCGACCGGGCCCGCTCGACGCCCGGCGTGCGGGCGTTCGCGCGACGGCTCGGCGTGGACCTGGCAGGTGTCCCGGGGACGGGGCCGGACGGGCGGGTGACCCGGCAGGACGTGGAGGCCGCGAGCGCCGCGGGTTCCGCGGGTTCCGCGGGTTCCGCGGGTGCCGCGCCTGGGGCTTCCGCGGCATCGGCCGGCGAGACCCGCACACCGGTCCGCGGTGTGCGTAAGCACACCGCGGCGGCGATGGTCGCGAGCGCGTTCACGGCCCCGCAGGCGTCGGTGCTGCTCACGGTGGACGCGACGGCGAGCATGGAGCTGCTCGACCGGTTGCGCGGCCACCGGCTCGCACGCGGCGAGCGGGTCACGGTGCTGGCCCTCGTCGCGCGTGCGGTGTGCGCGCTGCTGGGCGCGCACCCGACGCTCAACTCCCGGTGGGTGGACCTACCGGACGGCTCGGCGGAGATCGCGCAGCCCGCGCACGTGAACCTCGGCATCGCCGTCGCCACCGAGCGCGGCCTGGTCGTGCCGAACCTCCCGGCGGCCGAGACCCTGGGGCTGGCCGAGCTCGCCGCCGCGCTCACCGCGCTCACGCGCACCGCCCGCGAAGGCCGCACCGCCCCGGAGCGCCTGGCGGGCGGCACGTTCACGATCACGAACGTCGGTGTGTTCGGCGTGGACGCGGGCACCCCGATCCTCAACCCGGGCGAGTCCGGCATCCTCGGGCTCGGTCAGGTGCGCCGCCTGCCGTGGGAGCACGACGGGCAGGTCGCGCTGCGGGACGTGGTGACGCTCAGCCTGACGTTCGACCACCGCGTCGTCGACGGCGAGCAGGCAGCCCGATTCCTCGCGGATCTGGGCGCCGTGCTGAGCGACCCGGCGCTCACACTCCTGGTGAGGTCTCAAGACCCGGCGCCCTCGGTGGTTGAGCCGGTCGAAACCACCCAACCCGACACCCCGGTGGTTGAGCCTGTCGAAACCACCCCACAACGGAACGTGGCTTCGACAGGCTCAACCACCGGCGCCACCCGACAGCGGAACGTGGTTTCGACAGGCTCAACCACCGAAACAGGCTCAACCACCGGCGCGACCGCGACCGCCAAGGGCCGGGGCGCCTCGTGA
- a CDS encoding carboxyl transferase domain-containing protein → MTVLGTAVDPRSESAHATEVAQRALADRLRERTASAAVGGPERARATHVARGKLLPRERVERLLDEGSPFLEIAPLAGYGIGAAAEGEAGDWPGAGVVAGIGLVEGRQVMVVCNDATVKGGTYHPLTVKKHLRAQEIALENRLPCVYLVDSGGAFLPLQDEVFPDRDHFGRIFYQQARLSAARVPQIAAVLGSCTAGGAYVPAMSDESVIVRDQGTIFLGGPPLVQAAIGEVVTPEELGGGALHARRSGVVDHLADDDEHALDLVRGIVATLPPDPAPAWDVIEPTEPAVDPAGLYAAVPTDVQTPYDPREIIARVVDGSELHEFKREYGTTLVTGFARVCGHPVGILANQGVLFGTSALKGAHFVELCDQRGIPLLFLQNVSGFMVGTDAEAGGIAKDGAKMVTAVATTRVPKLTVIVGGSFGAGNYAMCGRAYSPRFLWSWPGSRISVMGGAQASSVLATVRNDRLARSGETWDPDDEAAFRATVSDTYEQQGDPYHATARLWDDGIIDPLDTRRVLGLALAVCARTPLPEPAFGLFRM, encoded by the coding sequence GTGACCGTCCTGGGCACCGCCGTCGACCCGCGCTCCGAGTCCGCCCACGCCACCGAGGTGGCGCAGCGGGCGTTGGCCGACCGGCTGCGCGAGCGCACCGCTTCCGCCGCCGTGGGCGGGCCGGAGCGCGCCCGGGCCACGCACGTCGCGCGCGGCAAGCTGCTGCCCCGCGAGCGCGTCGAGCGGCTCCTGGACGAGGGCAGCCCGTTCCTGGAGATCGCGCCGCTGGCCGGGTACGGGATCGGCGCCGCGGCCGAGGGCGAGGCCGGGGACTGGCCCGGCGCGGGGGTCGTCGCGGGCATCGGGCTGGTCGAGGGCCGGCAGGTGATGGTCGTGTGCAACGACGCGACGGTCAAGGGCGGCACCTACCACCCGCTGACCGTCAAGAAGCACCTGCGGGCGCAGGAGATCGCGCTGGAGAACCGCCTGCCGTGCGTGTACCTGGTCGACTCGGGCGGTGCGTTCCTGCCGCTGCAGGATGAGGTGTTCCCCGACCGGGACCACTTCGGGCGGATCTTCTACCAGCAGGCGAGGCTGTCCGCGGCGCGCGTCCCGCAGATCGCGGCCGTGCTGGGCTCGTGCACCGCGGGCGGGGCCTACGTCCCCGCGATGAGCGACGAGTCGGTGATCGTGCGCGACCAGGGCACGATCTTCCTCGGCGGCCCGCCGCTGGTGCAGGCGGCGATCGGCGAGGTGGTCACGCCCGAGGAGCTCGGCGGCGGCGCGCTGCACGCCCGCCGCTCCGGCGTCGTCGACCACCTTGCCGACGACGACGAGCACGCCCTGGACCTGGTGCGCGGCATCGTGGCGACGCTGCCGCCGGACCCGGCCCCCGCGTGGGACGTGATCGAGCCGACCGAGCCGGCCGTCGACCCGGCGGGCCTGTACGCCGCCGTCCCCACCGACGTGCAGACGCCGTACGACCCCCGCGAGATCATCGCCCGCGTCGTCGACGGCAGCGAGTTGCACGAGTTCAAGCGCGAGTACGGCACCACCCTGGTGACCGGGTTCGCGCGGGTCTGCGGGCACCCCGTCGGCATCCTGGCGAACCAGGGCGTGCTGTTCGGCACGTCCGCGCTCAAGGGCGCCCACTTCGTCGAGCTGTGCGACCAGCGCGGCATCCCGCTGCTGTTCCTGCAGAACGTGTCGGGCTTCATGGTGGGCACCGACGCCGAGGCGGGCGGCATCGCGAAGGACGGCGCCAAGATGGTCACGGCCGTGGCGACGACGCGGGTGCCGAAGCTGACGGTGATCGTCGGCGGGTCGTTCGGGGCGGGCAACTACGCGATGTGCGGGCGCGCGTACTCGCCGCGCTTCCTGTGGTCGTGGCCGGGCAGCCGCATCTCCGTCATGGGCGGCGCGCAGGCGTCGTCGGTGCTCGCGACGGTCAGGAACGACCGCCTCGCCCGGTCCGGCGAGACGTGGGACCCCGACGACGAGGCCGCGTTCCGGGCGACCGTCAGCGACACGTACGAGCAGCAGGGCGACCCGTACCACGCGACCGCCCGGTTGTGGGACGACGGGATCATCGACCCGCTCGACACCCGCCGCGTGCTGGGCCTCGCCCTCGCGGTGTGCGCGCGCACGCCCCTTCCCGAGCCCGCGTTCGGGCTGTTCCGGATGTGA